The Rutidosis leptorrhynchoides isolate AG116_Rl617_1_P2 unplaced genomic scaffold, CSIRO_AGI_Rlap_v1 contig123, whole genome shotgun sequence nucleotide sequence GTCCATAGGCAAAAGGTTTCTCACTGTCTTTATGTTTGCAAAGCATCTTTATGCCCGATGCATTATTTGGTTGTTTACCAGAAGAAGAAATTTGAAATTCTCTCACCTTCTCCTTGAACTCCTCAATCTATTCCAAAAGAGACATCATTAAAATTTTAGGCATTTAACGGTTTCAGAAATCAGTAAACGCCTGGAACAAAAACATACGTCACAAAAGAATCTACAGAGTCAGCAAGATGCCTGCAATAATAAATTTAGATTCATGCTCGTAAACTTGCACATCAAGGCAAGGCAAAGAGAAAGAAATCATAAACAGAAGAAATTTCTAGACTGAACAGTAAAAATGGCAAATCTCGAATGTTCttcaaaaccgaaaaaaaaagAGTCAGATATCCTATGTTTTTGGGTAGTAGATCCAGAATGCTATTGACCAACCAACATTTGGAAAATATTTAAAATCTTCTACTGTGCTTACAAATTCATTTATACTGATGCTTTGCATGCATAAGCGAAAGCTATGTTTACAATACATACCGATAAGCTTCCAGACTCTGTATTCTCAAATTCAATTAATCTTTTTGTCAATGTTGCCTCGCATACATGCACGACCTTTACCTGTTGAATGTTAACACACAATGATGATAAAGAAATTGAAAGAAAAGGGAATGTAATATGAATTCTGGATTGTAATCACGAATAACTCAGAAATAAATGGTTGCAGAAAACAAAATTCCAGAAGAAAAGCATGATGAAGAGGTCAGAATAGTCTCATGACTCAACCCTTAGTATAAGACTAAGCATTTTGAAATAACTTCAATCGGTAAGATATTAAACACTTTATCTCTTCTTCTCTGAAAtgattgattttaaaagtaaaagtAACAAAAAATTTTGAAAGAAAATATGATTCATCTGGAATAAACAAGCAAAGTTCCAATATCAAGAAGATAGGGGCATATGATATGTTTAACCACGAACGAAAAAATGACATAGCAGACTCAAGTAACATCTATTCCACGTGACCACTGAGGTAACAAAAATATGAACTTCAACTAGAATATCAACCTTTTTATTTCCAGTATCAAAAGTAATAAAGAGTTAGGTCTTGGCAATGTCTTAAGAAAAACCCACTTCCATGTCTACCCTAAGGTCATAATATGCCACCTACATCAGTCATATTCTTTCCTAGGATTCTAACTATAAGTTTCATCgatttacaaaaatatatatgtatatatattacattgCTAAATACTAGGAAAATACTTCTTTATAGCTTTCTCAGTCTCTTAACTTTGACATTGGAAATTCACAAGGCGGAAACACATTTTGAAAAGGCGGTAGCATTCTGTAAGTAAACAAGTCCCCTTTACTTTTTTccaaaataaaaatatacttttcagACTTTAACATCACCAAATCAGACGACTGCAGAACAGAACAAGAATGGGTAGTACGCTTACAATGTCCATCTTTGAGCACTTAATACCATGCGTAAGAGCTGATATATAGAGTGCTGCACCACATAGTCCACTTGGTTTTCTTCCTGTCTGCAAACACCTACTTTAGTCTTATATTTGGAATGATAGTTTATAGAATTGAGCTTACCAACTACAAAAAGTATAGCAGAAAAGAAATTACCTGCATCCAATCGCGCTTCATACTAGCAATAATATCCCGGGCAGTTTTTAAAACCTCAAGATTCTCTCCAGGGATCAGACCTGCAAAACACGTTGAATAATTATCCCAAAAGGAAAGCAGACACGAAGCACTGGCAGGGAAGATACAGCATTCGAATTCCCCAACACCCACAGTATTGTTAAACTAGCAGCCTAAAGATGCCGGGCTACAATATAAGTAAAAGTAAATTCAATTTGCTGTTGAAACAACCTTCAAAGGATAGTAGCAAAGCAGACACAACCTTACCACAGTCTACATATCCCACTAAAGATATTCTTAAATCTCAGTTTGCCAAAAAATATTCAAACATCCAAAACAGCAAAAGCACACCACTACGATAATTTCGGATCAGCTTAAGAAACTTACTCCTCATAAATTTGTATAAGAAAATAGAAGGATCAACTAGTTTATGAAAATCCTCTGGATTTGCAATGTATAACACTTCACAAAGCTGCAAATATACAGCGCCGAGCTCATAACTGCAAATAATGCGATAAAGCAATAGATACCCACAACTTCAGAACCTCTAAGAaaagaaataaaagaaaagaaagaaagaaataaattaTTTACTTACACACTCATTCTCAAGTAACTTGAAAAATCAATAAGAAGAAATGGCTTCTTCAAATCCCTACAAATTAGAATGATTTAACAGCAGTACCAAAAATATCACAAATTGAATAACACATCCTAGAAGACATTGAGAAGTCAAGAATTATGAAAGTGAATAGCAAAGCAAGCTACACCTAAAAGATTAAGCACCATGAAGGAATATAATGTACTCAGGTAAACTAAGTATATCCATGACGCACCAACAATGGGAACCATGGAAAACAATGAACCAAAGAGAATCTATAGCATAAGATTGAAGACAAAACACTCAGAAAATGTTAGAACACAATGGAGAAAACATTGATCTCTTCAAAGTAGAGAGACATCAGTATCACTCAAGTGGTAACATATTGGCTTCAAAAGTTTAGAAAATAGTAATAAAATGTTTCCCTGAAGTATGAAATAAAAAATAACTAGAATAAGAGTTTCTTACCGACAAGCAAGGTAAAGACATGCAGCTTGTACTTTGTCTACTCTTCGCCCCCTGGTAAAATTGCGCTCCAATGCAACCTTCACACGACAGATTCATAGATAAGATAAATTAAAGAATAAATTAATGCTACAATGACAAGCCCAAATGTAAGAAAACATACCGTGTAAAAGGCATAAGCAACATTAAGTACTTCATTAGAGTCGTCTAGTTGTAAACCGTCCTTTAGAAATTTCATATCATCACGTGCTGGAAACCAAAACAGTAGAAAAACTAAAATAATTTTTATTCCACCAAATATAGAGCCTTGGCGAGGGCAAGCCTTGACTGTAAACACAAGCTCTCATCTTGGGGAATCAGATTTACATTAGCTACAAAATAATGATGATAGGAGGTATTATGCCAGCAAAGGAAACAACTGGCTGAACCTtttatagctatatgcatcaatagcCGCAAGTGAAGGTGAAATATCCCTCCATATATAACTGTAAAGCATACCTTTGGCCAGAGTCCTTTCACGAGAAGCGCCAATATCACTTTGCATCCTTACATAATTTCCAGCCATCTTGCTCTGCAAATTGAAGAGTGGGGGTAATAGTGAACATGCGGAGTAGGGGAAGGGTGAGGACTGAGGAATCAATGGGGAAAAATAAAAAAGAATAGAAGAATGGAAATTTGGTAACCCCAAAGAAGCTCTAAAAATAAACTTGATGTATGTAGGATAAATACATTAGAGACTAAAATCCAACGTAATTATGATATGGAATGACTCTCTAGGCTACTTGGTAATATCACCTGCAGCCAACCGTTTTACGGAAGCTATTAAAGAATCAACACAGCACATACACAATTCATATTGATCGCACTTCAGAATTTTGCACAGTAATGTCTCAAATAATAGTGCAATTTGGCTCAATATCCCGCCCCAAAAAGTCCAAATGTAGCACTAGTCAAGGTGTAACTATTTCAATTTCATGGACAGAAGACTGCTAGGCCCATGGTTAAAGAAAAGAATGGATACTTATAAACTAACATGTGATTTCAAGTGTAAACTATTTAATGTGATTTCAAGTCATACAGGTTTTTTACAGGAGATTTCACTAACAACCTTGCAAAGTGCATAAAAAACTTCAGAGAAAACAATGATGAAGCCAAAAAGGGTACCTGCCCAGCGGCGTTTTTAACAaatgttgtttcggatgaaaaattGTTATCCTCCAACACTTTCCCACAGAAGTTACAACATCTTCCCAAAATAAAAATGAATAAATAGATAAGAGATGGGAatgcaaaattaaaaataaaaaatggcATCTTTTACCAATAATAAAATGGCATTTTTTACCAATCAACGAATAGACAACTATACTCACAAATGACTATCATATGGGCGATCCCCGGAGACATTCATACAACAGAAGTCACAATATACCATCTTCGATCGTCAACAAACCAATAAATATCTGCgaaattaagataattataataatgagaaCAGGGAAAAAGAGTAAcgcattataaatattagtatgaaATTAAGAACAATATAGACCGAAAGTGAGAGTGCTTGTAATAGGGACGCTTAAACCGAAATCAAGACTACATGAGAATTTCATTTTCAATGAATGGAAGCTCATTTTTTTCAATGAATCAAGAGAGGTTGAGCTGCTCCTGGTGGCTTTTTTGTAAGCATTCAGTAATCTCGATGAGACAAAGTACATTGGCATAAAACAACTAACTCAAAACAAATCGATCATTTTTCAGTTAACATATACAGCCTCGACTACAGACCCCTGATGATTCAAAACTACTTATGCTGTTGAATTCGAGTTCAAACTAACTAACATCGAAGAAGAAGATTAGAGACCTACCCTTTTAGATTAAGCTGTTGAATTTGCAGAGATTAAGAATTGAATTTGGTATCCGATTATGGTATTGGATTTGGTGGTGAGAATTCCGAAAAAGGAGGGGGTTTTGGGGAGGTTTGAGTTTAAGAGATCGTGCAGTTAAAAAGAAAGGATAATGGATCGGTTCCATTTTTGGGAGTTCGGAATTGGTTTTTTCATGTCGAACCAAAAAAAAAACAACCATATTGTCAATCGTATCAGTATGAGGACCCGGTCAACGGCAAATGACATATTGTCAAACTATTGGGCCTAAGTGAAGATATGGGCTTGTTAAAGATTTTATGGATTTTCAGTTTTGCTAATTACCTTACAGTAGTTAAATACCGATTAGTTAGGTTTAGTACTACTGCTCTGCTGATTAATTTAATTTTCCCCAAATCATTCGTAAATCCTAACGGCTTTTAACGAACAGACAGAGAGCATAGAAAGAAGAAGTCTTCTCTTTCTCTGCTTTCAGACTATTCTAATCTCAGGTACCTTTCTTCTCTATGGAATACATTGAGAGAGTTTCTGTTTACGCCATCACCATCAAGGAATTTTACTATGTATTTTTCCATTTTGTCATGTTTGTTTGGAGTACTGGGCTTTTCAGATTCTCGTGTTCTTAGAAGGATGCCAAATGCAGAAATAACCACTTCAGTGATGTCGATGTGGTATGTGTTCTCTCTTTTCGGCATATGGGAAATTACTTTCCGGTATAATTAATGTCGAAAACTTACAAATCACTATTTGAGTGTTTGTTTGTATCCCCAGTACACAGACAGAACTGGTAGCATACATGATTGCATATGGTCTGAGTGCTGCTGCAAGGTTAGTTCTTGTATTATTCACTAAATAGATTATATGCTTCTGTAGAAGTTAGTCTAATGTTTAAGAACTCTTATATATTCAGCACAAGAGTGTCAAATGAGTTAGGAGCTGAGAATCCAGGCAAAGCTAAGGGTGCCATGTTGGTGTCCTTAATGCTCTCTGTGCTTCTAGCTCTCGCCGTCGTTTTGGCTCTGGGAATTGGCCATAACATCTGGGCCGGATTctttagtgatgatgttcatatcaTAAAAAGCATTTGCATCAATGACACCATTCCTTGCCGTCTCCATAATATTCGATTCTGTGCAAGGCGTCTTATCGGGTACGAATCCGATTATCCATGTCATGATATTAAATCATCATATTCGAGTGGGATAAAAAATCAAATTTTGTTCTTAATTTGATAAAAGTTGTCAATATCTAAATGCTGCAGGTGTGGCAAGAGGCTGTGGTTGGCAGCACTTGGCTGTGTTTGTTAACTTGGGAACGTTTTATCTGATAGGCTTGCCAATTGCTATCCCCTCTCGCATTTGTAGTAAAACTATATGTCAAGGTGAATTATTAGTCTTTATGAATTGATTTCTTCTTCCTCAAGCTAAGTTTCAAACAATCACCAATCCACCACTTGAATTGGAGTTTATGAATTTGTTTCTTGTTGTTGTGCTATACAATGTTGCAGGGTCTGTGGATAGGCTTAATTTGCGGTTTATTCTGCCAAGCTAGCTCACTCTTGACGATTGCCCTACGAAGGAAATGGAATAGAATCGACCTCTCAAAAGAAGACGGAGTAGTTGTTGTTTAATTCTCCAAATCACTTGACTATTCTTTAATTGTCTTTAATCATTCGATTAGATTTCATAAGTGCTAAATGAAAATACAGTACAAAGTTTTTTACTGGGCACAGACTTACTTTTCTTGGAGGCCAAGCTACTTGCTTCCCGTCTAGATTTGATACACTCGTGTGTTGCCAGGGTTCCTACTTCCTACCTAGACAGCGTTTCGttcccaagaatttggattgcaaaCTGAGAATGCTAATTTACAGGTGAAAAAGGAGTTGTATCCAGTAAATGAGGGTAAACTGACAGCCTCATTTTACAGCAGTCAATATTTTTATACACAGACATAGCTAAAAACTTGATATTGGTCCCCCATCAATTTGATGTGCTTGCCTGAGTCTGACTATTCTCAGACTGCTTAAAAAGTTTTTTAATTGCTTCTTCCTTCTCATCAACGAAGTCGAAAAAATTAAAAATGACTTGGGAACAGCGAGTGTTCGATGACGAAACAGAAGAAGCATTGGTTATAATCTGCTTCTTCTTGTAACGAACATATTGACGAACACTTCTAATTAGAAACAGAAGAAGAGCAAGTAGAGCAAAACCTCCAGATAATAGATACAGGCCCCAGAAACTGTATATATGGAGTTGGTTCGTCTCCAACTTCATGATTCCACGACAACTCGCGCCACAAAACCACTTATTATTGATTTCCTCGAGTTTTCTGCTTTCAGAAAGTTTTAAGATTGCAGTTGACATGTCAATAGCCAATGGCGATCCTCTTTTAAATGCCTGTTTCATTGCAGTGAAGGAAAAATCAGAATGCCATTTAAGTATATGCTAGGAAATGCCTAGAAGAAAATTTTTTATCGCTTACAAATCCCCAGCCGTTCTTGGTAAAAGGTTGTCCGATGATCCCGAACTCGGTCTGATACTTAAGAAATAAGTCAATGTACAGAAGCTCGTCAACAATGGCTGCTACACCTCCTCTATTATTAGGCCCCAGCCGTAACGCTTTTTCGTATTCTTCCGGCGAGCGTAAGGATTTGAGTCGTGACTCATGAATGCCGAGATTTTCCGACAAGTAGCTGTAAGCAAATGAGCCAACTTGGTATCCAATAGGCCAATTGTTTGAGATCAAGCTTTCAATCCCAGTGATTGGGGAAGAAAGCTGCTCGACTGTCAAGATTGAAGTCAAGTTTGCTGTATAACTTGATGTTATCACCATTAGAAGGAAAAGCCAAACAATCATCACTAACCGCCCAAGTGGACTTATTGGAGCTTCTTCTGTAATAACATGGAAAAATCATTCATCATCTGTTAAAACACAAATAAATCTGATCATACACGCATTTTGGGACGAAGGTAATATAAGATATCATTAAAGATTTTCTCACGATTTTTCTTAAACAGAGTTGAGAAGGTGAACCTGAAAAATAAAAAAGGAATCAATATGTTTAGAGATAAAAAGATGAAGCAATCAATTAAAGCAATAATGGAGTGGATATATTCTAGATGACGACTTACAAGAAGATGGTTATGAGTTGTCTTTTAGGAGGACCACGAAAATCATCATTAACTCGATGTTCAAGAATCCAAATAACGAGACCAATCATGACAAAAGCTGAAGCAGTAGCACACCACATTCCAGTTTCAAATGGTTTTAGAAACACCCAAGCATTAGACTTTGTGTTTTTCAATGGAGCAataattacaagaccagttgctgCAAATGGCTGAGTAAAGTCCACCATTCTCGTTCTGTTCGTCACAATTGCTATATCCCCAACAGCTGCATCAAACTCCTGATAACATAGTATATATTTATATCCTCGTAGTTAACTTAAATTCATTATAAATAACTTAAATTCATTATAATTAACATATTTAATGTGCTTACATCATCTGCAACCATGCTGACAAGTTGATTGTAACTAGGATTGGACTGACCATCCCCAAATGGCTTGAAAATATAAGGAATATCGTATGGAACTAATTTCCTTGCTTCTAGGAACACATCAATGCAATATCCTTTAATTGCATGGCTGCTATTCTCTTGTGTGACGAATTCGACAAAACTTGCTCTATACGGCACACCAATTATTAATGGTCTTTCATCGTCTCCAATAACCCAACCTCGAGGCTTTTCTGTCTTTCCACCAGGCCATTTAACTTTGTGAAGACTCTGATTTAGTACGGAATAGCTACTTTGTTTCCCTTTCTGATTCTCTGGCGATAAAACTGAAAGGCCTGAAGAACTAGACCAATAACCAACAGTGTGTGTAGCATTTCCGTAAAGATTGATAacattgtaaaaaatatttttacgGCATTGGTTGAAATTAACTTGGCCAGTTAAACCAGTGAAGTTGGTCTCCAACAAAATCCTGCGTAGATCATCTCCACCATCGAAAACTTTAAGCTCTTTACTTATTCCATCATGTTTCTTGCTGACAATATTTAATAGTGAGAAACTGAAACTGTTATTTTCTCTTATAAACTTGTCTATTGAGTATGCTATCGCCCAAACTGAATCATAAGCATAATATCCGTAAATATTCAACTCAGAACTTGTTAAACCTTGTTTTTGTATTCTTCTCCAGCGGCTAAGGAAATCTCTCTTCTTGACGGTGGCCGGAATATGCTGTCGTATCCCAACTACTCCGTCGACCAAACTGAGTAAACTCTGATTCATCGGAGAAAATGAGTCTAAGGTAGTAGAAAACCAATCAGTTGCAAACCAGACATAATTGGAAGTCATCATTTGAAGCTTCTTGGCTGCAACAAAGATTCTAAGTCTAGGATCAGGATTCAGATGAACAACATAAACACGTGGACCGATAATTTTCGATCTATTGAGTAACCCCATGACAGTATTTTGATCAAAATCGGGAGGCAGAGGTAATTTATGTGAAACTTTGAACATTTTGTTAGTGAGCTTCTCGTCTAAAGCAAATACGCCATTCCTTCCATGGTCATCGTCTACGTAAACGGCTATGACTTCTTTCCAGCCGTAGAAGTCAATGAGGTCGACGATGGCAGCCATTTGGTGGGAGTCACTATGCGTAGCTCGAATGAAGAAAGGGAATTGGAGGGAAGACAGAGTGGGATCAGTGGCAGCATATGAAATTAGAGGCAGTTTGAGACCATTTGAGATTTCTGAGAGTGTCCTAGCTATTGAAGATGATTGTGGACCAACTATGGCCACTACCTTCTCCTCAACTAACCGAAAAGCTGAAAGAGACACGACCAACTAAGTGAAAAATAAGAAATGGAACCAAAGAAGAGCCCATCAAACCAGCATCTTATGTTATTATTAGAAGAGAATGAGGGTTTACTAACCATGAACAGAACCGAGGAAGACACTACAATTAGAATCTTCCATCATCAACCTCAGTTTAGTTCCATGGAGAATTGTGGAGTCCTTGTTGACATCAGATATTGCAAGCTCAATTGCTGCCTTTGCAACTCTACCGATAACTGAATCAAAGGTAAAGATAGCTCCAATGTTGACAATTGAAGGAGTCTTGCAAAGCACTACACCACCAAGTAAAGACAAAGAAAAAGCAAACAGTAGAGCTCTGAGCTTCATAATTGAAGAATTTTTTCAAACACTTGATTATGGAGTAACACAGAAGTGGCATAAAAAGAGGTAGAAATCATATTTTGAACGATACCCGCAGTTCATAAAACGGTAAGGGTATGAATGATGTATACAACTCTTCCCTGTGTTCAGTTTATTATAGAAGTTTTGAGTCACAGACAGTCAACAATTAAAGCCAAGAAATCTTATGTACCATAGAGACATTTTTTCAAAActcaattataaattttattatcctaTCCGGCGTTTTATTAACGAataataatttgacatatttatataagaattttgagtttaattagatttcaagttataattttaagtcaataattttttttcttttctaattaGTAAATTAAAACACAATAAAAACATAATGATTCTTAATAAAATTCTATCAATTAccttttttaatataataattttattctaAATCAATTTCCTAtccattatttttttaaaaaattcctgataaaattataatatactatatttttttaatttttttattaaataattttttctaattaaaattcattatatattttttttctattcctaattaaaacgggacatattgttaaaaaaattatttataatcaaataataatatatatcattttttaatttttttattaaattatattCCTAATTTAGAAGtttgagtttaattaggtttcaagttataattttaaataaatattattttttttattctaaTTAGAAAATTAAAACACAATAAAAACATATTCCTAATACaattataatacactatatttttttctaattttcttatttaataaatttaaaaaaaatttctaataaaattataatacattatattttttctaattttctTATTTAACAAATATtcctaattaaaattcattatattttcttttcctattcctaattaaaacgagcacatcttttttttttcctattcaaaTGGGCATATTGTAAAATAATTATTCATAATCAAATTAAAAATACATTattctttttcaattttttattaaactattgATCCGAATAAAAatccttttatatttttttcttattcttaattaaaacggacatatcttatttttcaaataaaataaatttttaattctaatagaattgtagattttgaaataaaatcaaaatacTTATAATTAATATTGATATATATAGACAATAAAGAGACTTTTTCAATTTGTTCTAATTACAAATTCAATTCCAATTCAATTGCAAATTCTattgaaataaaatcaaaatagttataattaatataaaattaaaataattattttttaatataatatttgatatatgtttaataatatttaataaaaaaattattatataactcttcatataatatatttaaattattaatttttaaagatACAAATTTTTCATTTAATGGACGAATCCACTGACTAGTAAATAAACAAAATACCAAAAGTAAACCTTTTCTATTACTAGTCAATGATTAAATGTTTTTCTCACACACACAACATTTATTTCCAGGACAATAATCCACTAGTCTCTCTTCTCCATCTTTCTCTCCCttctctttaaaaaaaaaaaaatgcattcATAACCCCACCTTCTCCATCTTTCTCTCC carries:
- the LOC139881183 gene encoding glutamate receptor 3.7-like encodes the protein MKLRALLFAFSLSLLGGVVLCKTPSIVNIGAIFTFDSVIGRVAKAAIELAISDVNKDSTILHGTKLRLMMEDSNCSVFLGSVHAFRLVEEKVVAIVGPQSSSIARTLSEISNGLKLPLISYAATDPTLSSLQFPFFIRATHSDSHQMAAIVDLIDFYGWKEVIAVYVDDDHGRNGVFALDEKLTNKMFKVSHKLPLPPDFDQNTVMGLLNRSKIIGPRVYVVHLNPDPRLRIFVAAKKLQMMTSNYVWFATDWFSTTLDSFSPMNQSLLSLVDGVVGIRQHIPATVKKRDFLSRWRRIQKQGLTSSELNIYGYYAYDSVWAIAYSIDKFIRENNSFSFSLLNIVSKKHDGISKELKVFDGGDDLRRILLETNFTGLTGQVNFNQCRKNIFYNVINLYGNATHTVGYWSSSSGLSVLSPENQKGKQSSYSVLNQSLHKVKWPGGKTEKPRGWVIGDDERPLIIGVPYRASFVEFVTQENSSHAIKGYCIDVFLEARKLVPYDIPYIFKPFGDGQSNPSYNQLVSMVADDEFDAAVGDIAIVTNRTRMVDFTQPFAATGLVIIAPLKNTKSNAWVFLKPFETGMWCATASAFVMIGLVIWILEHRVNDDFRGPPKRQLITIFLFTFSTLFKKNQEAPISPLGRLVMIVWLFLLMVITSSYTANLTSILTVEQLSSPITGIESLISNNWPIGYQVGSFAYSYLSENLGIHESRLKSLRSPEEYEKALRLGPNNRGGVAAIVDELLYIDLFLKYQTEFGIIGQPFTKNGWGFAFKRGSPLAIDMSTAILKLSESRKLEEINNKWFCGASCRGIMKLETNQLHIYSFWGLYLLSGGFALLALLLFLIRSVRQYVRYKKKQIITNASSVSSSNTRCSQVIFNFFDFVDEKEEAIKKLFKQSENSQTQASTSN
- the LOC139881181 gene encoding transcription factor IIIB 60 kDa subunit; the encoded protein is MVYCDFCCMNVSGDRPYDSHLCCNFCGKVLEDNNFSSETTFVKNAAGQSKMAGNYVRMQSDIGASRERTLAKARDDMKFLKDGLQLDDSNEVLNVAYAFYTVALERNFTRGRRVDKVQAACLYLACRDLKKPFLLIDFSSYLRMSVYELGAVYLQLCEVLYIANPEDFHKLVDPSIFLYKFMRSLIPGENLEVLKTARDIIASMKRDWMQTGRKPSGLCGAALYISALTHGIKCSKMDIVKVVHVCEATLTKRLIEFENTESGSLSIEEFKEKVREFQISSSGKQPNNASGIKMLCKHKDSEKPFAYGLCRSCYDDFMMISGGTEGGLDPPAFQIAERERKAKASSEGNGNENSDLGIFSRFEKSDFAEPESIGISSGTGNEKVSFNDDTCEKLPTVDNSTGSMDESDCFSDIDDDEVDCYLHTEEEKGLKKIIWESMNREYLEEQAAKEAAIEAAKAALEVNFEGTPEELQAAQELVAATAAAVAKSKKEKQQKRAADAKNATPAQSAAEATRQMLTKKRLSKKINYDMLDKLFDESEPPEKAKKQRTDENDNDNYNAMGKKENKLDENGELGQEDDDEEKGDAQEEDNDYDNFEQGYEEEEYYEEY